In Petrotoga sp. 9PW.55.5.1, the genomic stretch TGCAAACCTTTCTTCATACTACATTATTTTTATTGTATTTGAATTTAAATATAGAAAATTATTTAAAACAGAAATATCTGAAAAGGTTAATTACAAACTAATTTTTATGTCGGGGATATTTATTATGTTGGGCAATTTAGCAAATAAAGTTTTTTATTCATTAGATAGATGGTTTGTTAAGTTTCTACTAAGTGTAGAAAACTTTGCTTTTTATTCATTTGCAATATCTATGATGAGTGTAATTAACGTTTTAATTAGTTCAATATCAATGACTTTTTATCCTTATCTATCAAAAGGTTATTCAATTAATCAAATAAAAAAAATTAAAAGTTATTTAATCATAATAGGAGCAATAGCCTCTAGTGGTTATTTTGTTTTATCATTTATAGTAAATGAATTTTTACAAAAATATAGTAGTTCATTAAGTATTATTGCTATTTTGTTTGTTGGTTTTCCAGTTACTACAGTAATAAATTCTTTATACGTTAATTTATATAAAGTTAATAAAACAGAAAAAAAGTATTTTTTTGTAGTTCTAAAAATGGTTGTAAACTCTTTCGTTTTTAATATAATAGCGATTTTAATTTCAAAAAATATTTATTCAATAGCTATAGCAACCTCTTTATCCTTTTATTTTTGGTTTTTTTATTCAGCTAAAGATTTTGATGGATTGAAAACAAATATAAAAGAAATCGTTTTTTTAACATTATATGCACCTTTATTTTTATTTTCTAGTAATTATATGAACTATATTAATGGATTTTTAATATTTTTTATTGGCATTTTTTTATTGGTATATTTTATGTATAAAAAAGAATTCAGAGAATTAATAAATAAGATAATAAAAAAACCATCTGAATAATGATATGATACCTCCAGAGTAGACACGTAATTAATAAAAATGTAAAGGGTAAAATAAAAATGTAGGAAAAGTTGCAAATAAAAATGTAGGAAAAGTTGCAAATAAAAATGTACAAAAATGCACATAAAAATGGTATCTTTCTCTTAGAGTTTGAATTAGGAAAAGGAGGAGAAGGATA encodes the following:
- a CDS encoding polysaccharide biosynthesis protein; translation: MDLKKSLMKVFGANFISLIVSVVNGLLIPAFLEIEEYALLKTYTLFISYVGILHFGFLDGIFIKYGGKNKEKINLSQLKYEHDLIFYMQFLLTLISLLIGIILKDIIIIAFSLSIIPINMKTFYSFIFQALGEFNLFAKITYMFPITMLTLNLFFIYIVKINNYIPFVIANLSSYYIIFIVFEFKYRKLFKTEISEKVNYKLIFMSGIFIMLGNLANKVFYSLDRWFVKFLLSVENFAFYSFAISMMSVINVLISSISMTFYPYLSKGYSINQIKKIKSYLIIIGAIASSGYFVLSFIVNEFLQKYSSSLSIIAILFVGFPVTTVINSLYVNLYKVNKTEKKYFFVVLKMVVNSFVFNIIAILISKNIYSIAIATSLSFYFWFFYSAKDFDGLKTNIKEIVFLTLYAPLFLFSSNYMNYINGFLIFFIGIFLLVYFMYKKEFRELINKIIKKPSE